The genome window AGAACACAGCTTATAGCTTCGGATACAAGAGGCACGGATGTGAGGCGAGAATGAAGCAGAAGGATATATGGAAGAGAAGTTTTGCTTATTCCAGAAGAATTGCATTTTGCTGTATTTCTGTGAGACACAATGAcacaataagtgtgtgtgtgtgtgcatgcatgctataggtttgtgtgtgtgtgtgtgtgtgtgtgtgtgtgtgtgtgtgtgtgtgtgtgtgtgtgtgtgtgtgtgtgtgtgtgtgtgtaaaagaaagCCTTTTTTCTTGGCCTGATCATTGCTGACCTGGCTGCTGAAGTACGCATGAGCAGAAATGTGATCCTGGTTTCCCTCAGAGACAGGATGGAGTTACATATCAGCACTGGTGTCTATATAGTACTAAATCACATATTTTACACTTCTGTGGATGATTGAAATAATGGAAATGTTAAAATAACACAGACATGATCTGTGCACACGACTTCCTGCCACAGTGACATTTCTTTGGGGTcagaaatgttcaaaacctACACATCATGGCTTTAAAATTAGACTAATAAAGTGGCATTACATCACAACATCCCTGCTGGTATGTTAACTCCCATCCAGGTCTCTGCAGCTGGATGAGGAATTGCTCAGATAAACTGTTCATaatgctctgctctgctctgctccgccCGCTGCCTATAGGTGACAGTGACAATGCCCCACTCCCTTTCTCTGCTGCCTCCGCCTTTTCCCATGGCATTGCCTCCCCCCTTCCTGCTGTCAGCGAATCTGGTAAAGTTAAGACCCCCCTGCCCTCCCAAATGTATCACCCCTCCTTTTCATCCAACAGTTAccatgtctgtttttgttttgcctctTGGCGAGCTGAAACTTCAACTCGAACCAAAGGCAAACGTGTTCTTCCTGTGACGCATGCTGCTCTGTTGTTGAACCTTTGTGCAAATGAGATATACGCTGCAAAGTAATCTGTGTGTTGCTTAGGCTTTGgtatgtgtgctgtgtttgtgttttctgctgcaGTGGCTTTTATCTTTGAGTTATCATCACAAAAGTCAATGTGGAAGCACAACTGTGGCAGGATTCAGGGGTGCAAATGAACAGACAGAGGTAATCGGTGCAGGAGCATATACTGGCATGTATCCAAATTAGTCTTAGTACGATCTAACCTAATTTACAGGAAGAATCAAGCTGTTCTCAAGGGACTTTcattctttcctctcttctagAGGCAAACTCTGCAGTATGGCTGCAAATTGACCGCCAATGCAGGAAAAAGAGGACAATAAGAAATGCACCAGCATCAGCTGAAACTTGTGGGTGGATGTTTCCCTCCATTATTATTCCTATGTGACATGTTGGTTTCAGGGACAGTTCTCTTTCAAATTACACTAGAAGTCAACCTCAGGATTAGTTTCCGCAGATTAGTAACCGCTCAGTAATTACAAACAGGCTAGAGGACACTGTATCAGAATGACAATCTCACTGGTCTCAAACACTAGAGgtattattttcacagtgtgtagatgatgttttatttttgtctcgATACCCTGGCTTTAAAAAATGAAGGCAGCTAAATGGTGCTGACTCCAGGTCCCTGGGGCAGACGGTTTTGGATATTAATTGCACATGACctagaatagaaataaaatagacACAGTCATCCCACTGAGAGAGCTGCACTCTTTAGAGATTACTCTTTACAGATGGTGACAGATGGACGAGAAGTCACAAGTGATGGCAGGAAGACTGCTTAGTGTTGTACATGGGGCCTTTGCTTTTGTGATTGTGAGTTTGCACAAGGtccgtgtgtgttttcatttgctaTCATTGTCTTGGGTGTGGCAAGGAGACAAATGTGGGGAACTGTTGTTCGCAGCCACCGTGCTGgcatgtgtgtgcttgcatCAAAGTGCATAGCATACAGACTCGGGATTAATTCCACTAACACACCCCATTATGTGTGACGGTTGGCTGAATCAGTCATACTGGAAGTTGAAAGACAAAGATTGGTTCAATATCCTACACGCAGTCAGAATGTAATTGATGGAAATCCATGTCCTCTCTTTTGGCAGAATCAGAGCAAAAACGTCTCCCTCAATGTTTGTCCAATACGACATAAGTGCTGACTGGGCGTTGATCTGGACAAACTTAATCATGCATCTGATGTTGGGAAATATTTTCTAGATTTGACTTTGCAGGTTTTCTACCCAAACCAAAATCTAATAACACAACTTCCACCAGAGATGAGAAACGTATAACTCAGTGAATCCTGGATTCCTTTATCCCTGATACATTTATACCGTGTTGCTTTAAATGCAACTGACTTTGGCTGCAAAAATGTGTCTGTAAGCTGCAGCTTGGTGCAGCACACACTGTCTAGTCAAGCCCTCCCCTGGCTACTGTATTAATGTCCCTCTGTCACTTGTGATTTGCcatcatttgatttgataagcATTGTGTTTGTCATCACGCAGCGCCCTGCAGCCCTCACAGGTCACCTTTCCACGGCTCGCTGAACCCTGCAGATCACAACAGAGCTGGACTTCATGGAGGCTCTCAGTCCACTCCCAATACCCCCAAGGTCAGACCTTGTGCATTCTGATGTGCTGTAACTTGATAAACTTGTAAAAGAATCAAATATTAATGGATACAAGCTGCCAGATCTTATGTCCTAACATGGCTTACAGAAAGAGCGACTgcgcagagagagaagaactgCATCCCCAGGTTGTGGATCTCCTGTGAGAAGATCTGAATCCCCTGCTAGTGTCACAAGGCACTTGGCTTCTCCTACTACCTCCAAGTAAGAATATTTGTTTGGTAAAATGTGTGCAAACGTGGCTGTCTGCAGGGACCTTGCTCGCACAACCTTATTTTAAAACTTCTTTCCTGTCATGTAACACTTGttctctgtctttgtgcagGCTGGCATCTAAAATGCGTGCCCAGTCTCCTAGCAATGCACATCAGTACCATTACTCTCCTACAAGGCATCGGCTAAACCTGTCACCTGATGATAGGAGAGCAGAAGACAAGAAGGGGGAGAAACACTGTGAACAAtccaaaacagtgaaaaataacACCGATAtcaacagcacaacagcatctgCACACGATGAGAAGAATGTGGTCAACATTGAAATCCCTAAATCCAGATCATCTAAAGGTGAAACCTTGGATAAGCATCTCAGAGGCGACACATCTGAGAGAAATCTGTCCCCTGACAGAAAGGACCCCGTGTCTCCCAAAGTGGGTTCCTCAGAGAAGAAGACGCAGAGCAACGCTCAGGATGGAGACAAGAAAAAAGGTGAACTTTAAACAAATGATAGTAGAGTATTTGTTAACTCACACTACACATGATCTTACACCagtcttcctgtgtgtttgacagaaTCAGCACTATGCACGTCCACAGGAAAGGTGGCAGCTGGCACAACAAATGCAGAGGAGGCTACCAGGTTGCTGGCAGAGCGTAGGCGTCAGGCTCGAGCTCAAAAAGAACTGGACGAGAAAAAGCGGGaacaagaggagaaagaaaggtgAGTTCATTGAATAAATCATGAATTTAAGACAGCCTGTAGGACTTAAGTCTTTAAATTGGTTTAATGAGTGTTATGTGCCTGCCGATCAGACTAAGGGAAGAGCAGCTGAAGAAGCAATGCGCACAGGAGCAGCGACAGCAGGAGGCAAAGGCTCAAAAAGTGAAGGAAAACAGGAAAAATGAGGAAGATCTTCACAGGCtgaaacaagaagaagacagactaatgaaggaggagcaggagaaggagctACACGCCCAGATGGAGAAAGAGGTAAGAGATCATTATAATGTGCCAGGCAGTTGTTTTTTGGCCTGTTGCTGTATGTATTGGGTTCAGATACCTGTGATCCTGTGAATTTAGAATATTTGCCATGTTGTGTAAATTGTGCCTTGTtttaacagaaagaaaaaatccAAGTACAAGCTCAGCAGCAAGACAGAGAACTGCAAAAGCaacaagaagaggaggagaggcatctcagaaaaaaggttattttgaaCAGACTCCGAACAAAGTCATTGCATGCTGACTGCATGTTGCActtgaaatattttaaactcTGAATTTGGGAAAGTCCACACAGTGATTAaatgtctatttttttttttgcagagaaTTGAGGAGATCATGAAGAGAACTAGGAAGTGCGAAGCTGACTTGAAGGTACTGTAAGAGACGCCCTCCCACGTTCTCGCACAGTATAGTCCCGCTGCCTTTAAGCACCTGCTGATTATGTGATTTTtcaacattcattttattaaaactgaCTTTCTGttgttattatctttattaaatTCTATTGTTGGTGATACTTTGGTTTTGTGTCCTGATTACCACAAACCTTGACTTGATCGTCTTTGTTCCACATTGAATCAGAaggaggagcaggtggagaCGAAGCCCGTCTCACCACCAGGTTAGTATGTTATTCAGTCGCCCTGCAGGTACTTACATTTGCTTGCTGCCCCTGCTTACTCTACCGCTCTCTGTGTGCCTTGCAGCtatacacatgcaaacaggGCATGCATGGTTTACGATGTGACTCCCTTATTATCTTATTTTGAGCATGCGCAGCAGTAATATCAATTTTGGCTTGTGTAAAATCTCTATAATGGACAGTATGTTTCCAGCATTCTTGTTATTGTCTTGTTATGCAATAATTCTGATGCTTTGGCTTTGGCTGTTCAGAAGAATGAAGGTATGATCCTTGTCTACATCAACCAAGTAAATGTTGTGTTCTTTGGgccatacatttaaaaaccatTCAGTGGAGATTATACAATCTTTTCTAGAATATGGAGCAGCAGCCAAGGATTTTCCTCTCGGTGCTGATTGGACACTTTTTACTGTAAAGCAGTGCCATGGGAGTTGACTGTATAATTTGCTGTCCTTGAAAACGCCCTTGGAAGATTTATTCAGGGACTGCTCTGCGCACTGTGAGCTCACACTTTATTTGGAGTGTCCCGTGTTAATTCTCAACTCATTTGGGTTTAACAATTGAGCCAATGTCAATATTTAGTATCAACTTGTCCAATAATACTGTTGATATGTGACATCCACTATCACCGCTGGCCGACTCTAGTAGACTCAAATGAAATTCAGTTGATGTTAACGGGACAGTCCGAGTAAAGTGAAGCCCACTGTGATGTGTTTCACTCTCCACAGGTGAAGTAAAGACTGTTCAAACTAATGCTCAGGTGAACGAGCAAGCAATGAAAAAGGTTGAGTTTCAGGTTAAAGAGCAGGTCACAGTCAACACCAAGGAATGTGCGCTGGTGAAGAAAGAAGTGGCGGGAGCAGCACAGACGGACAATCAGAAGAGTTTGCAAGTGAAAAACAACACTCATCAAGTGACACCAACACGCAGTGTTCCTGACAAGAGACCCAACACCAGACAAACCAGTGAAGAGCCCGACAGCAAACTTAACAGAGAGGGCAAAGTCTGTGTTCTCAagcagggaggagaggtggAATGGAGCGTAAACAAGCAGCAGACAGCACATGTCAAAgaccaaataaataaagagccGACAAAGCAGACTGCAGATGCCAAAGTCAACCAAAGGGAGGGTGGTATGATGAATGGAGCAGTTAAGGGTGAAGGAAGCCATTTAACTGCTGAGGTAAGCAAACAGAGAGTCCTGCATCATGTGTTGACAGCTGCTAAAGGAGGGTCCCAGATGGAGGTGATTACACCCTCTGTGGCAACCCTGCCAGTGGGACACCCATCACCACCAATCATCAGGCTGGAGCCACTAGATGTGAAGGGTACGGGGTCTTGTGATGAGGTGCAGTCCATGGAGGTCAGGTGAGTCATCCTgtgttattatatcatatattacTCACCACATTACTCACTTGGTCTTCAAGGAAAGGCCGTAGCCATGGAGGCaacattgggggggggggggggaatctgTTCAGGgataaaaatttaaataaatctaattttgaAAACTATTTACTTGCAATtctaaaatattttacatttgcatatacttttgtttatttattttttacaataatgtCTAATAGTGTATTGAATTACATTgctctgttttttgtttgttagtttttcTATACCTTTGCTTGTTTCTTTGTAGGTAATGGCAGAGAttagggattaataaagttaacCTACATCCATAATCATATGCTCAGGTAAATGAgcaatgtatttattgttatatgaACACAAGTCCAGATATCGTGGCCAAGATTTAGCTAATTTATGTTTGTATGCATATATTTACAAGTACATTTTGGTGGGCTGCAGGAGCGTTTGCTCTGCTCTGCTACAAGgacataaatattataaactttctttttttattattatatcccAGCCCGGCTTCAAAGGAGGAATTGATTTCTATCCAAGACTTCTCGCCAGTCAACGAAATGCAGCCCAGCAGTGTGAGTAACACCCGTGCTCTGGAAGACCTGATGGACCTGACAGGCAGCGTCACCTGCCCCAAACTGTCCTCTGAAGGCAACATAGGCGACTGCAACAAGAACCTCATTGAGGGTGTTGTTAGCCCCATGTCGGACTCAAAGCTCATCGGGATGCCGGCTCCATCGTCAAATCAATTTAACATCAAGTAGTCCGttaatctctttctttttcttcctctctcgcttgcctcctctctctttaacctctcacacacacacacacacacacacacacacacacacacacacacacacacacacacacacacacacacacacacacacacacacacacacacacacacactcaatcacaGGATGTCAAAATTTAAGTGTGTGCCCCTGTGTCACTACATGTATGGGAATAGAGCCATAGAGATTGACTTTTAAAAAACTGTAAAACCATGActtgcaatataaataaaacatatattctatattctaacGACATAGCAACTGACCATTGAAAGTAAAGAGTGTTTAATCTATCGTACTTGTtacaagtgtgagtgtgtgtgtgtgtgtgtgtgtgtgtgtgtgtgtgtgtgtgtgtgtgtgtgtgtatgtgtgtgtgtgcacgatgAGCACATGTGAAAGAGGGTCAGGATGAGGTGTGTCTGGAtgtgtgaaataatgaaatCAGGGTTTTGAATATTATGGACATTAAGGAAACACACTATTGCTAATGTATGAATCTCTAATTTTCCCTGCACAGATTCCTCACTGGGTCAGTCCCAGTACAGGAGTAACAAAACCTGCTCAGAGCATTGATGATTTGTTCATTTGACTTTTAACATGCCCTCTTAATCCTTTAAATCTAATTCAGTGTGTTGCTGGAAAAGGCATGACTATTTAATTTTCATGATATCCTCATTTTTAACACTTAATGAGATATACGTTACAAAATGAGACAAACTACTCAGAAATGTTCTTCCCAGGTGATGTTAGCCATGCATGTATTGATTGCTTTGGCTGGAATTTAATGGATTTATCTGGCAATCTAAACTCCAGCAGGACTATTTAACTCTTCCTAACCCAGCGAGGTCTGACCATAGGATtgttcacattttttatttatttaatggcaATGAGATAATTCCCTTTAtccttttttaatctttaactGGGACTTTCTAAATGCACGTGAGTGAGGACGAAGATTCCAAAGCTGTCAACTTGAATGTTATTGCATATTGAGAAAATCATGGCATCAATACAaatgatgtcacacacacttacaccacATGTTTGTTGCAGAGTGAATCGCTAACTTGGACTCTATTGCAAATATACAGTAATTGCATTCATGAAAGCTTATTTCACTGACATGTCTCCATTTTTCAGGGATTCCATTGATGAAATGGATTTCTGGTGATGAAAATAGTGACAGCTGAGCAGCTTTGTCATTTCAAACGTTTTGTGTAGGTCTGTAGCTGTTTACATACAGTAAAGTACATAGATTCCAATCAATAGATAGCTGGCTGTTGATGTGTAAGACTGAAGTGCACTGAGACAGGAATGTTGGCTGAGCAATCAATTTGTAAGTGTGCACTGTAGCTTTAAAGATGCTGTTAAATCGTCTCTTCTTTCATCATGTTTGTACTGTGTAGTCCTGTGTAGGAATTATCCAGTGGGCTCCTTTAACTTCCTGAGCAATTCATAATATGTCTAATAATAgcataattgttttcattttctttgtctaAATGTAGAGATGCCTTATAGAGGACTGATTAATTACTGAATGTTTGTGCAAACCATTTTACAGTATTCTATTTGGCCACTGGGATTGTTGTGTGTGACCTGTAATACTTGAACCTTAGTTTGAATAGCTTCATCTCTGCCATGCagtaaaaaacaattatacCAACTGCATATATGCTATTATGTTACTTATAAAGTCACATTTAGATTTGTGTTCCTCAAACTATACATAGCCTGGACAGACAGAGGCTAATTGTCTTAAGTGAAgtagccatatatatatatatatatatatatatatatatatatatatatatatatatatatatatgttacatacagtatttaaaagtTAGGGTTTGCTGtatattttgcattttcaaacatttctgtttcacaTGGACCGATTTTTAGGAAAAGCAAATGAGTGTAAATAAATTATACCATTGAATGGTAGAGTACATACAACCACTTCAAAAAGTATTCAAGTTGCTCATACCCATCACAGTCAGCTTAACTCTTAAGTTATGTAATTACTGTAGAAATTGTGCATGGTTAGCATGGTCATAATAATGTTATctgaaacaataaaatgtaaaactaggaattcttgtttttgtttgtctgttaatGTCCGTTTGTGTTATTAAGCAGTTAACATGACGTTGATTATATCTGGAACATAAACatgagatggagaaagagagggaagactTCAGGGAAAgagaataaaatatacaaataaataaaaacccttACCCtgttaacataaaaaaaaccctTGCTGTTGAAAAGCTGAAAAATTAAtaagatattattttaaaatcacaaataaaataactgtgtgtggggggggggcgttAATGCCTAGGATAAAATCATAtgtttattgtgaaataaagaTGTTATGCATGTAACATATCCTTTTGAATAAACTcaaaaaagtattattaaaaagtgatgaaaaagaagaaagataaGGCAATACACTGGCCTTCCAGCGGTCTCCGTAGACGTGTAGTACACACTCCGAGGCAGCAGGTGGCGCTTCAGTTTGACTGACGTCCCGTGTGTTGAAGGGCGAGGGCTGTCGGTGCGGTGCGGGGGTGCGACCAAGAAGAACTGTGTTGCAGTCGCACGTAGCTTTCACCTACTCGACAGTTTGTCTTTGGTAAGTAGTTGGCTAAATTACTGAATTACACGTATGTAATGATTAACGTTCggtgatttatttagtttaacttGTCGCTAAGATGTTTAAATGACTCTCACTGTGAATGGCATATTTTTAAAAGATGCGTTCAGCGACGTTACGAACTAGCAAAACAACCAGGTTAAGCTAACTGGCCTTAGCAAATTTAGCAACACGATAAGGTTGTTAGCGTTACCGCGACCTGCTTTTCTTTCCGTTGGCTAAACCATACCGACACATTAAGGTAACGTTACTTTAATGACGCCACTGCAGTGAAAGGTTTGTTTTGTACCCACAAGAACATAGTCACTGGGCCGTGGTATTTTCTCGGCGAGCCGCAAATACCAAAGCTGGAAACACGACCTGCCCAGGACACTCCAGGATTAGGATCAGGACTGAAACTGAACCCACGGCGATCATGGCAAGATATTCAACCAAAACCTGACGCTCgttttttaaaaagcttatTTGGGTACGATTTTGATCTTAGCATTTTGTATGATATATACCATATTAAACTATGTTATACAGTTTCCACTATAATCTTGCGTCTGATAACGGTATACCCAGCCTACACTGTTACATTTGAccaatttttttaaattatatttgaatatttagagtACTAATTTGTGGCCACATACCAGGAACACTTCATTAGCttgtagaaatgtgttttggtatattttatttagttctCTACGGTGGATTTCACACCTTTTAGTTGTTTCAGTAGAAGGAGAACAAACATGTTATGTCGTGATTAGTAGTTTAGTCTGTTTTTAATGGTTATCTGTCAGTTTTATGTAACAATTACACAATACTGAGGAcagaaacacttcctgtttaggTCCTTTTTAGTTATTAATTGAAGTTTGTCTGAAGACGAATTTATTTGAACAtctgatttataaaaaatatagatatGATTATAGATACCGCCGGCGGGCCGTcatgtgatagttttgcattttcagagaggttgtatcttgccatGTGGTGTTCAGTCTgtcatgatggagttgttacgcaatgccCCATATTGTTCAAAAGATTAgagtctcgtctatttagtgagcaaaactgttttgagatcacaacagcaagtacagtaggcatcccaaactagcaagcaaactcacaatcaaaaccataactttgagccaactcgcatatgaagtctcatcatagtTGAACATCGTCATGAACAGCtgttgaaatcagctgatcaatgTGTGTAATTTTGTGACCATAACAACTAATATCTCGAGCTGTTTCAACGCTTCTAAGATGGACGCCGAACTCttacctttcgattgacacttcatttgagccaataggagcttccatgcgttatatACAGCCTTCAAGAGCCAATGattgtcaacttgataaggaagtgccagcccctcttcttttgtttacagactgagtCTCCCAttgactggcgtatcgtgtagccaatgaaacgctgaagAGTTAGACATGTCATCAATAgttttttaacaaatgttgttttatttttcataattgtatttattataatcaaaatacaaaaatattacgaaaaatgtgtttatacttcactttgtgtcattactactgacagggaatattgggtatataatagttatttatggctttttaaaatcaataaatattataatatatccaaatgcacagcttgtgtacgcctggtgttactctaataagttaagtttttgtgcctttttttgtcctgaaattttaacctgaacttggtaatacttgatgctttgttcctcttgtgttttccagctcataaCTAACAGCTATaaccatcttcaggcatcttttttaaacaaaaaattgtgtattttcttcaaattcagtatattcaaaccactattactcagtgccagaagcacttggagtgattactcactgttttgcaagaacaataagagagttaccttttgaatgagaccaaaatcatgcagctggtgcaaatggttgaagagcagcttttaatttactttgtgtATGTGGTTTGTAGTATTTTCGgataaattcccccaccccgTAAGAGGTCAATAGTTTACATATTTCTGTGAGTTGGTTTGTGCAAAATTAAACCTTAAGAAATATGCACTTATGCTTTGGAATTGTTTGAATTTGTTCACAATTTCTATGCAGTTTACTattattcaatttaaatttaaataaacattgaaaATCAGTACTATTTTCAAATAGTAATTTAAAGATATGAGCgcttttgcatgttttatgtttaagccacatgtgaatgtgttgtgtaaatgtttttgagATTTTTGACTGCATTTTTATAGGCATTGTAatgctgtattattattattattattattattattattattattattattattattattataaggcTAAAGTTTTATGCAATTTCTACTAACTGACTGCACAACTTGTCTAAAATATGAGAAAGTTAAAGGGAAGAAGATAGAAATAGATAGAAATAGAATAGATAGAAATAGAAGATGAGTAAAAGAAAGAACTGAATTAACTAACACCCTGACAACTGACAGGGTGCTTGTTTCATCTATGGCGTCTGGTCAAAGATTGCGTTTTTTAAGAATCTAGCATAACATCTGCTCAATGCTGTCAAAACtcaatattgtttattttttgtccaTAGATTATTCACTCACTTTCAAAGATGGTTCGACCCCATTATGGACCACCACGTTTAAAGACCAGGTAATGTCTTTTTGATTACGTCAAGTTGCCCACAGATACTTTGGTGTTATGTCTGATTGTTAAATCTTTTGTCATGGTTTCAATTGAACGTTTTTACTATGTTTACAATTTAAGTTAGATCCTGTCCCTTGTGTTTGCaaaattatgacatttttaaagtgGCATTGTTTGTTGTAAtgcacacatttctgtttttcttgtgtCCCATCAGACCTTACGGAGATGGTCATAGCATTGGCCCTGGTGAAGGGAATTACAACCCCAACTCCAAAAGTCGAAGAGATGTCCAGGGCTACCAAGCTAAGGCTCCTTTTCACTGGAGAGATTCCAGAGGTAGAGGACGACCCCCAGTTGTCAGAAGAGTGCCCCTCATGGGAGAGCAAAGGGAGCCACGTTTCAATAACTGGAGGTCCCAGAATCAGGATTCCTTTCAATCATACCCTCCAAAAATGGAACCACACAATAGCCAGAGAAGGCCTTCTCCATCTAGGCCAAACCGTCCCCCCCATGTCCAGCACCAGTCATCCTCTCGCAGCCCTTCACAAGGATCCCTGAGTCAAAGGGGCCCACCTTTCCATGGCCAACCCTCAGGTCACAGGTCACCCTCCCCAAGACATTTTCGCAACCACCCAGCTGAC of Cottoperca gobio chromosome 14, fCotGob3.1, whole genome shotgun sequence contains these proteins:
- the map7d2a gene encoding MAP7 domain-containing protein 2a isoform X4, producing the protein MAKTVTSSSAITGEKMAPPSITLLPDKRSPTNGHSSPARTGKITPSSTEKKPLINGHASPSHLAANINNNHAGKQFVEGYMKTDDRMRLAKERREERDKTLVAREQLIREKERRARLQYERTVEERWRRLEEQRQREDLRRAAVEEKRRHQLEEDRERLEALMKRSLERSLQLEQRTKRWSRGCPAGAGDSDNAPLPFSAASAFSHGIASPLPAVSESAPCSPHRSPFHGSLNPADHNRAGLHGGSQSTPNTPKKERLRRERRTASPGCGSPVRRSESPASVTRHLASPTTSKLASKMRAQSPSNAHQYHYSPTRHRLNLSPDDRRAEDKKGEKHCEQSKTVKNNTDINSTTASAHDEKNVVNIEIPKSRSSKGETLDKHLRGDTSERNLSPDRKDPVSPKVGSSEKKTQSNAQDGDKKKGKVAAGTTNAEEATRLLAERRRQARAQKELDEKKREQEEKERLREEQLKKQCAQEQRQQEAKAQKVKENRKNEEDLHRLKQEEDRLMKEEQEKELHAQMEKEKEKIQVQAQQQDRELQKQQEEEERHLRKKRIEEIMKRTRKCEADLKKEEQVETKPVSPPGEVKTVQTNAQVNEQAMKKVEFQVKEQVTVNTKECALVKKEVAGAAQTDNQKSLQVKNNTHQVTPTRSVPDKRPNTRQTSEEPDSKLNREGKVCVLKQGGEVEWSVNKQQTAHVKDQINKEPTKQTADAKVNQREGGMMNGAVKGEGSHLTAEVSKQRVLHHVLTAAKGGSQMEVITPSVATLPVGHPSPPIIRLEPLDVKGTGSCDEVQSMEVSPASKEELISIQDFSPVNEMQPSSVSNTRALEDLMDLTGSVTCPKLSSEGNIGDCNKNLIEGVVSPMSDSKLIGMPAPSSNQFNIK
- the map7d2a gene encoding MAP7 domain-containing protein 2a isoform X5, producing the protein MAKTVTSSSAITGEKMAPPSITLLPDKRSPTNGHSSPARTGKITPSSTEKKPLINGHASPSHLAANINNNHAGKQFVEGYMKTDDRMRLAKERREERDKTLVAREQLIREKERRARLQYERTVEERWRRLEEQRQREDLRRAAVEEKRRHQLEEDRERLEALMKRSLERSLQLEQRTKRWSRGCPAGAAPCSPHRSPFHGSLNPADHNRAGLHGGSQSTPNTPKKERLRRERRTASPGCGSPVRRSESPASVTRHLASPTTSKLASKMRAQSPSNAHQYHYSPTRHRLNLSPDDRRAEDKKGEKHCEQSKTVKNNTDINSTTASAHDEKNVVNIEIPKSRSSKGETLDKHLRGDTSERNLSPDRKDPVSPKVGSSEKKTQSNAQDGDKKKESALCTSTGKVAAGTTNAEEATRLLAERRRQARAQKELDEKKREQEEKERLREEQLKKQCAQEQRQQEAKAQKVKENRKNEEDLHRLKQEEDRLMKEEQEKELHAQMEKEKEKIQVQAQQQDRELQKQQEEEERHLRKKRIEEIMKRTRKCEADLKKEEQVETKPVSPPGEVKTVQTNAQVNEQAMKKVEFQVKEQVTVNTKECALVKKEVAGAAQTDNQKSLQVKNNTHQVTPTRSVPDKRPNTRQTSEEPDSKLNREGKVCVLKQGGEVEWSVNKQQTAHVKDQINKEPTKQTADAKVNQREGGMMNGAVKGEGSHLTAEVSKQRVLHHVLTAAKGGSQMEVITPSVATLPVGHPSPPIIRLEPLDVKGTGSCDEVQSMEVSPASKEELISIQDFSPVNEMQPSSVSNTRALEDLMDLTGSVTCPKLSSEGNIGDCNKNLIEGVVSPMSDSKLIGMPAPSSNQFNIK